From Chloroflexi bacterium ADurb.Bin180, a single genomic window includes:
- a CDS encoding putative FAD-binding dehydrogenase — protein sequence MVAPAPESPTHAPSVAVIGAGASGLMAALFAAWQGAAVTLFERNNSLGRKLLITGSGRCNLTNAAVAPAAYACADPSWLEALFRIFGRSHLLETLERIGVPTRATHDGWYYPLSESAQSVVAAFSAALDAAGVTRQMASPVSSLERRDDRWLVTFTSGGTGHSWSFDRVILAAGGKAMPNLGSRGELFAELARLGHTVLPLRPALAPLLVDLVRIKPLQGLHFDVAASLFAGGELLGRTTGNLIVTAWGLNGPAVMDLSHLVSARPGARLMLALDFLAPFQQQYDRLLQLRGSTSLPVGVLLGAFFPPKAALTFARNAGLPDQAPLNQLSPARLAGLTRRLNDTRLLVQGVREWDYCQLSAGGVPVTEVDPATMASLRLPGLYLTGETLDVVGPCGGFNLQFAFSSGAVAGGAAAR from the coding sequence ATGGTCGCACCTGCGCCTGAATCCCCAACCCACGCCCCCTCCGTGGCCGTCATCGGCGCCGGCGCCTCTGGCCTCATGGCCGCCCTCTTCGCCGCCTGGCAGGGCGCCGCGGTGACCCTGTTCGAGCGCAACAACTCGCTCGGCCGCAAGCTGCTGATCACCGGCAGCGGCCGCTGCAACCTCACCAACGCCGCGGTCGCCCCTGCCGCTTACGCCTGCGCGGACCCATCCTGGCTAGAAGCGCTGTTCCGCATCTTTGGCCGCAGCCACCTGCTGGAGACCCTGGAGCGCATCGGCGTGCCCACCCGCGCCACCCACGACGGCTGGTACTATCCCCTGTCCGAGTCAGCCCAGTCGGTGGTAGCAGCGTTCTCGGCTGCGCTGGACGCAGCCGGCGTGACCCGCCAGATGGCCTCGCCGGTGAGCAGTCTGGAGCGCCGTGATGACCGCTGGCTGGTGACCTTTACCTCCGGCGGCACCGGCCACTCCTGGTCCTTCGACCGGGTGATCCTCGCCGCGGGCGGCAAGGCGATGCCCAACCTCGGCTCGCGTGGCGAGCTGTTTGCCGAGCTCGCGCGCCTGGGCCACACCGTGCTGCCCCTGCGGCCGGCGCTGGCACCGCTGCTGGTCGACCTGGTCCGAATAAAGCCGCTGCAGGGGCTGCATTTCGACGTGGCCGCGTCGCTCTTTGCGGGCGGCGAGCTCCTCGGCCGCACCACCGGCAACCTGATCGTCACCGCCTGGGGCCTCAACGGCCCGGCGGTGATGGACCTGAGCCACCTGGTCTCGGCCCGCCCCGGCGCCCGGTTGATGCTGGCCCTCGACTTTTTGGCTCCCTTCCAGCAGCAATACGACCGGCTGTTGCAGCTACGCGGCTCCACTTCCCTGCCGGTAGGCGTCTTGCTCGGCGCGTTCTTTCCACCCAAGGCGGCGCTCACCTTTGCTCGTAACGCCGGCCTGCCCGACCAGGCTCCGCTCAACCAGCTCTCACCGGCGCGGCTTGCTGGCCTCACCAGGCGCCTCAACGACACCCGTCTCCTAGTGCAGGGCGTACGCGAGTGGGACTATTGTCAGCTCAGCGCGGGTGGCGTACCGGTCACCGAGGTGGATCCCGCCACCATGGCGTCGTTACGCCTGCCAGGACTGTATCTGACCGGCGAGACGCTCGACGTGGTCGGCCCCTGCGGCGGATTCAACCTCCAGTTCGCTTTCAGCAGCGGTGCCGTGGCCGGCGGGGCGGCTGCCCGGTAG